The Oncorhynchus keta strain PuntledgeMale-10-30-2019 chromosome 17, Oket_V2, whole genome shotgun sequence genome has a window encoding:
- the LOC118396113 gene encoding hyaluronidase-like: MALIRRYLLVVVLWIGVREGAGGEQMKQAQAPLIPHRPFIVVWNAPTESCRLRFKVDLDLSVFDIVANLNETLSGPNVTIFYHSHLGYYPYYASSGNPINGGLPQNQSLSKHLSKARADIDKLIPHKDFRGLGVIDWENWRPQWVRNWGSKDIYRNKSKEQIRKLHPDWPESKVENEAKEAFERAGQAFMNNTLLLAESRRPDGLWGFYLFPDCYNYGYKTHPHRYTGECPNVEPVRNDHLMWLWRESTALYPSVYLDYELMSSANTVKFVHYRVKEAMRIASIARTDFTLPVFVYSRPFYAYTFTVLSESDLVHTIGESAALGASGVVLWGSSEYARTQRNCLTVKKYIDGPLGHYVINVTSAAKLCSKALCKKNGKCVRKSLDSGAYLHLNPRFFHIRRNLGPRGPRFHVSGHLNNHDILDMKHKFTCQCYQGWTGVYCEMPQMPPLPPMPRPRDNSLLGDILVILSLHFSCLCVIMFLGLCLIIKCLIL, from the exons ATGGCGCTGATTCGCCGCTATCTGCTGGTGGTAGTGTTGTGGATTGGGGTCAGAGAAGGGGCCGGTGGTGAGCAGATGAAGCAGGCCCAGGCTCCTCTTATCCCTCATCGGCCCTTCATCGTAGTGTGGAACGCCCCCACAGAGTCCTGCCGCCTTCGCTTCAAGGTGGACCTGGACCTCAGCGTCTTTGACATCGTGGCCAACCTCAACGAGACCCTTAGCGGGCCCAATGTCACCATCTTCTACCATAGCCACCTGGGCTATTATCCTTACTACGCCAGCTCTGGGAACCCCATCAACGGGGGCCTGCCCCAGAACCAGAGCCTGTCCAAGCACCTGAGCAAGGCCAGGGCCGACATCGACAAGCTCATCCCTCACAAGGACTTCCGAGGCCTGGGTGTCATTGACTGGGAGAACTGGAGGCCCCAGTGGGTGCGCAACTGGGGCTCGAAGGACATCTACCGCAACAAGTCCAAGGAGCAGATACGGAAGCTCCATCCAGATTGGCCTGAGAGCAAGGTGGAAAATGAGGCCAAGGAGGCCTTTGAGAGGGCCGGACAGGCCTTTATGAACAATACTCTACTGTTGGCCGAAAGTCGACGACCTGACGGCCTCTGGGGCTTCTACTTGTTCCCCGACTGCTACAACTATGGCTACAAGACGCACCCGCATCGCTACACAGGAGAATGCCCCAACGTGGAGCCTGTCCGAAATGACCATCTGATGTGGCTTTGGAGGGAGAGCACAGCTCTCTACCCCTCCGTGTACCTAGACTATGAACTCATGTCCTCGGCCAACACCGTCAAGTTTGTCCACTACCGCGTCAAAGAGGCCATGAGGATTGCCTCCATCGCACGCACCGACTTCACCCTGCCTGTGTTCGTCTACTCTAGACCCTTCTATGCCTACACCTTCACGGTCCTCTCagag AGTGACCTGGTGCACACTATTGGAGAGAGTGCAGCTCTTGGGGCGTCAGGAGTGGTACTTTGGGGCTCCTCAGAATATGCTCGAACTCAG AGAAACTGCCTGACCGTGAAGAAGTATATTGATGGCCCGTTAGGCCACTATGTCATCAACGTCACCTCAGCCGCCAAGCTGTGCAGCAAAGCCCTGTGCAAGAAGAATGGCAAGTGTGTGAGGAAGAGCCTCGACTCAGGAGCCTACCTCCACCTCAACCCCCGCTTCTTCCACATTCGCCGCAACCTGGGCCCCCGGGGTCCCCGCTTCCACGTGAGCGGCCATCTTAACAACCATGACATCCTGGACATGAAGCACAAGTTTACCTGCCAGTGCTACCAAGGCTGGACGGGGGTCTACTGCGAGATGCCCCAGATGCCACCGCTCCCTCCCATGCCCCGACCTAGGGACAACAGCCTGCTAGGGGACATACTGGTCATCTTGTCACTTCActtctcctgtctgtgtgtcatCATGTTCCTTGGTCTCTGCCTCATCATCAAGTGCttgatactgtag